The Bdellovibrio sp. ArHS genome contains the following window.
CGCCGCTACGATTTTAATACATTCTGCAGGACAGTTCGTCGCGCACAACATACACGCCGTACAACGAAGAGATCCGTCTTTTTTCACTGTCAAAACGTGATTCCCTTTGAAACGAGGAGAATATTCATACTTTTCCTCGGGGTAATTCAACGTCATCATTTTCTTGCGGTTGAAAAGATTCACCAGCAAGTGCTTCATGGTGATGCCCAGGCCACCCAGGACCCCTGGCAGGTACCACTTTGCTTTTTCGGAGTTATTTTGCATTACGCTCATAAGCTGCCTCTTCTAAATACGAATTCATTCTTCTTGCGAGCTTCCAAGGTAACTTGATCTTCACGCTGATTCATCGGCATGAACGGTTGCGCG
Protein-coding sequences here:
- a CDS encoding NADH-quinone oxidoreductase subunit I, yielding MSVMQNNSEKAKWYLPGVLGGLGITMKHLLVNLFNRKKMMTLNYPEEKYEYSPRFKGNHVLTVKKDGSLRCTACMLCATNCPAECIKIVAAEHNDPHVEKFPISYEIDILRCVFCGYCEEACPVDAIRLGPEWQTPGVNGANFIYDINHLAYRPNLKGGIQTHVDDEERLKSGI